attcataaagcattataagcatgactacaaatatttataaaaaagtaCAAcaaatatagccatgtttactatgcattatgactgctttgtgaagctctcatctataatgcactatacataCCTTGATAATGCAGTAAAAAGCATCCTAAATGCTTATACCGACCAATGtgatgcattataaaggtatctatagtgcattatagatgagagcttcataaggtagtcataatgcataattaacatatttataatgtgttatgtgttttgataaatatttaaaaccaTATTTATAATGCCttttgaatgcattattatttgttatgaatgtgtttataaattactaaaaacatagCCTTAAGTAAAGTGCTACCCAATAAACTTACTGGCACATAAGTGCAGATCAGAAGAAGTTCGGCAGAGCATGAAGTCTGATGGAGATTTCAGCTTTTCAGCATCTACAACTATAACCAAGAcagagaaataaaacatttttcatggaACTTATTAACATACAACAATAAAGAGGTTGGATTTAGCTTCACCTGAGCAGCTTGTTCTGGCAGCTTCTGAGCAGCCATTTGGCCCTTTGGAGGATGATGGACACTGCCAGAGTGATGTGTCATGGGATCGACATTTTCCAAAGTCCAGCCCTTTCAGGTCAGGACTGAGCCTGGATATTGTCTTAGTCACTGTCCCCTTGTCTCCGCAGCCTAACTGGCGACAGATGACAGCTACTGCTGGTTGTTCCAGATCATCAAAGCACACACTTGCCCAGGTGCCATTGTAGTAGACCTCTGTGTGGCCAGAACATCCTTCAGACAGACGCAGCTCCTTGTGCTCTGTGGTGAAAGACACACAAGGAACGTGAACCATTATTGTTCAGTGTTTACAGAAACCACTGGACACTGTCTGCCTTTAAAATGACAGAATGCAGTTTCATACACAGCTGGATCTGCTTTACCTGAACACACAACACCCACATCCTGCTTGTGCCCACAGTCcttccccccccactccactgaGGGACAGTCCCACAGGGACGACTCGTTCCCCACACAGCCCAGCTTGCTTAGCCAGATGGGTCCAGTCCCTGGGCCAAAGTAAGTGGGTACAGGGATCTGCCCACTGAGGGCTGTCCCACAACGGAGCTGCCTGCACACCACCTGAGCCTCAGGCAGAGCCCAGGACTCATGGCACACTGTCTCCCAAGAGCCCCTGTGGAAGACCTCCAGCCTCCCTGCACAGTCACTGCCTCCCCCCACCAGCCTGAGGGACCTGTGGTCTGGGAGAGAAGACAGAGTGAGGAAGGAAGATCTACCAACCCAGGGAGCTCACATGACAACATTCATGCTGtgaattaagagtaacacacaCAAGGTCAGTACATCTAGGTGTCCTAATGTCATAAAATGTTCCATTTTTCTAGCATGAATTCATGAATTAAACAGTTACAAGTATCTCTCTGAAACAGCCATAACACATCCTGCTGACACAGATCCCACTGATGTGGAGAAACTCACTGGAGCAGACCATGGACACCTGGTCACTGGGGCGGCAGTTGAGGACATGTGGAGGTCTGCATTTCCCCAGGTGAGACTCAGTTCCTGAGCAGTGAAAGCCTGTCACACACTTGTCACTGTCCTCTGTCCTTGACAGGTATGATCTGTAGATATTTGTTGCAGAgccacagcccagctgtctgCAGACCACAGAAGCATCCATGGAGCTCCAGGACTCTTGGTGAACCTTCTGCCAGGTCTGGTTGTAGTAAACCTCCACCCAGCCCTCACAGTCACTCCCTCCAGACAGCAGCCTGACACCCCCATCAGAGGAAGAAGGGGTTGAACCTGTGAAAAAATTCAAAAGTGATAAGAAGGACCCTAATAAAGTAGGAGAGTCTCCATACTGTGGAGTTTAATTGCTATTTATGGTAATatttgctctgtctctctggaCTATAACTGACTTGTCAGTCCTCACCAGTGCAGACGAGTCCTGCATCCTGCCCATGAGAACAGGCTGTTCGTCTCCATGGGGACACTGCACACTGGGAGAGGCGAGTCTCATTCCCCTGACAATGAAACACATCGGGCCAGATgggcccagtgccccccccaaaccaggcCTGTCCCAGGGCAGCCACAGCGCCCCCACATTTCAGCTGCTGGCACAGGACAGTGGCGGCTCTCATGTCCCATG
This genomic window from Paramormyrops kingsleyae isolate MSU_618 chromosome 22, PKINGS_0.4, whole genome shotgun sequence contains:
- the LOC140581687 gene encoding antigen WC1.1-like, with the protein product MSVSTSGHRGIRLIGGSHMCSGRVEIQHGRTWGSVCDADFDWQDAEVVCRSLGCGEPAQLLGGAALGQGEGGVWSEEFQCQGNESHLVFCPKMTHNRTCSHENDVGLVCSGYTRFRLRDGPNHCSGRVEMRYNGTWGTLCDASWDMRAATVLCQQLKCGGAVAALGQAWFGGGTGPIWPDVFHCQGNETRLSQCAVSPWRRTACSHGQDAGLVCTGSTPSSSDGGVRLLSGGSDCEGWVEVYYNQTWQKVHQESWSSMDASVVCRQLGCGSATNIYRSYLSRTEDSDKCVTGFHCSGTESHLGKCRPPHVLNCRPSDQVSMVCSNHRSLRLVGGGSDCAGRLEVFHRGSWETVCHESWALPEAQVVCRQLRCGTALSGQIPVPTYFGPGTGPIWLSKLGCVGNESSLWDCPSVEWGGKDCGHKQDVGVVCSEHKELRLSEGCSGHTEVYYNGTWASVCFDDLEQPAVAVICRQLGCGDKGTVTKTISRLSPDLKGLDFGKCRSHDTSLWQCPSSSKGPNGCSEAARTSCSVVDAEKLKSPSDFMLCRTSSDLHLCANRLPLRLTGGTDTCSGRVEVYHSGSWGTVCDDSWDLRDAMVVCRQLGCGPALGAEGGGRFGRGDGAIWLDEVNCKGSELHLWHCSYSLKQSDCSHRQDAGVTCAGTGF